The DNA segment ACTGGGCGGACCGGACAAGGCTGTCGCCGTGACCGTGGACGTGACGTCGGAGGAGCAGATCGCAAAGGCGCTGCGGGCGGCGGTGCTCGCGTTCGGCGGGGTCGACCTGGTGGTGAACAACGCCGGGATCTCCGTCTCCAAGCCGCTGCTCGAGACGTCCGCGAAGGACTGGGACCTCCAGCACGACATCATGGCCCGCGGTTCCTTCCTCGTCTCCCGTGAGGCGGCCCGCGTGATGATCGCGCAGCGGCTGGGCGGCGACATCGTCTACATCGCTTCCAAGAACGCGGTGTTCGCCGGTCCGAACAACATCGCCTACTCGGCCGCCAAGGCCGACCAGGCCCACCAGGTACGTCTCCTCGCAGCCGAGTTGGGAGAGCACGGCATCCGGGTCAACGGCGTCAACCCGGACGGTGTGGTGCGCGGCTCGGGCATCTTCGCCGGCGGGTGGGGCGCCAAGCGGGCGGCGGTGTACGGGGTGCCGGAGGAGAAGCTGGGCGAGTTCTACGCGCAGCGCACGCTGTTGAAGCGGGAGGTGCTGCCCGAGCATGTCGCGGCCGCCGTTTTCGCGCTGACCGGCGGTGACCTCACTCACACCACGGGCCTGCACGTACCGGTCGATGCCGGCGTCGCCGCCGCGTTCCTGCGATGAACGCGGACGTGCGGCCGTACGCGGCGGTCGACCTCGGCGCGTCCAGCGGGCGTGTCATGGTCGGCCGCGTCGGCCCTGGCAGTCTGGAGCTGACCGAGGTCCACCGCTTCCCGAACCGGCCGGTGCGGGTGCCCGAAGGGCTGCGCTGGGACGTTCTCGGACTGTACGCCGGAGTGCTGGAGGGGCTGCGGGCGGCGGGCGGCGGGCTCGCATCCGTCGGTATCGACAGCTGGGCCGTGGACTACGGCCTGCTGGACGCGGACGGCGCGCTGTTGGGCAGCCCGGTGCACTACCGCGACCCCCGTACGGAGGGGGTCGCGGAGAAGGTGTGGGCGACCCTGCCGGCCGGGGAGCTGTACGCGGCGACCGGTCTGCAGTACGCGCCGTTCAACACCCTCTACCAACTGACCGCGGCCCGCTCCACCGTCCAGCTCGCTCAGGCCCGGCGTCTGTTGCTGATTCCGGACCTGCTGACGTACTGGCTCACCGGCACGCAGGGCACGGAGCTGACCAACGCCTCGACCACGCAGCTGCTCGACCCGCGCACCCGCGACTGGTCCCACGAGGTCGCGGGGCGTCTGGGCATCGATCTCTCCCTCTTCGCACCGCTGCGCCAACCCGGTGATCCGGCTGGGGAGTTGCGACCCGAGGTGCTGGAGGAGACCGGGCTGGCCGGCCCCGTGCCGGTGACGGCGGTCGGCTCGCACGACACGGCGTCCGCGGTGGCCGCCGTGCCCGCCGCCGGTGAGCGGTTCGCGTACATCTGCACCGGCACCTGGTCGTTGGCCGGTCTCGAGCTGGACGCCCCGGTGCTGACCGAGGAGAGCCGCACCGCCAACTTCACCAACGAGCTGGGGCTGGACGGCACGGTCCGGTACCTGCGCAACATCATGGGCCTGTGGCTGCTCCAGGAGTGCGTACGGGCCTGGGGCGAGCCGGATGTTCTGGGGACGCTGCTGCTGGACGCGGCCGGGGTGCCCGCGCTGCGGTCGGTGGTGGACGCCGGGGACGCGGCGTTCCTGGCACCGGGACGGATGCCGGAGCGGATCGCCGAGGCCTGCCGGCTCTCGGGCCAGCCGGTG comes from the Streptomyces sp. KMM 9044 genome and includes:
- a CDS encoding rhamnulokinase produces the protein MNADVRPYAAVDLGASSGRVMVGRVGPGSLELTEVHRFPNRPVRVPEGLRWDVLGLYAGVLEGLRAAGGGLASVGIDSWAVDYGLLDADGALLGSPVHYRDPRTEGVAEKVWATLPAGELYAATGLQYAPFNTLYQLTAARSTVQLAQARRLLLIPDLLTYWLTGTQGTELTNASTTQLLDPRTRDWSHEVAGRLGIDLSLFAPLRQPGDPAGELRPEVLEETGLAGPVPVTAVGSHDTASAVAAVPAAGERFAYICTGTWSLAGLELDAPVLTEESRTANFTNELGLDGTVRYLRNIMGLWLLQECVRAWGEPDVLGTLLLDAAGVPALRSVVDAGDAAFLAPGRMPERIAEACRLSGQPVPGSPAEITRCILDSLALAHRRAVEEAQQLAGRPVDVVHIVGGGTRNALLCQLTADACGLPVVAGPTEAAALGNVLVQARAHGPAGDLAGMRRLVARTQPLTRYEPRGDTRRWEAARARLARG